In Pedobacter sp. SL55, the following proteins share a genomic window:
- a CDS encoding family 20 glycosylhydrolase, producing the protein MKFLCIVLISVLSSAAFAQQQQNANLDLAITWQPLENNYLKDEQGLSKLTIKNVGNATLPKTGWKLFFNFIRVITPKTANQPFEVAHLNGDLSCFTPAKNFEGLKPGESLTFEMLSNSWMVNTSDAPQGFYLVWDKTKEILPFKAVAFVAPPDQKKFFRVGGDVETTSEMIYSVNQNIADVSESKLTKVFPTPVSYAENGKTLTLTSNLTIGYEAGFENEANLLAQELSKLFGKKINVNKLSNVKPTISLLKDGATHEAYTLNITEKGVVIKAGSSAGAFYGIQSLKTLINPAAFASNKNKSLVLTGVDVTDAPRFGYRGFMLDVARNFQPKAQILKLLDVFALYKINTLHFHLNDDEGWRLEIPTLPELTNVGAKRANLNGSGNTLQPAYGSGPYADQLPGSGYYSKEDFKEILRYATARHIRVIPEIETPGHARAAIKAMDKRYQTYLAKGDKAAAEKYLLRHLEDKSVYRSVQKWNDNVVDVAMPSVYSFLETVTDDIIAMYKEAGAPLETIHFGGDEVPKGVWEQSPAFNALKQRDNNIKTTTDLWDFYFGKVSTMLKKKGLYLSGWEEVGLTKAIENGKSKWLVNGKFANQNVHVNVWNNLLGNEDLAYRLANGNYKVIISFVSTFYFDMAYFKKFEEPGFYWGGFTELDKPFSFIPYDYLKNQQKNYLGRQLSEKVLNEAEKLTAPGKNNIVGLQGQLWSETIKNADNLEYLLLPRLLALAERAWSASPDWAEEGNEAKARQLYENSLSNFYNSLGKRELKRLNYYAGGFNYRIPTPGLKVKNGKIEANVQLPGFTIRYATDGSTPTLKSPVYSHPVSFSDQIVFRTFDHKGNASSVSTPTK; encoded by the coding sequence ATGAAGTTCCTTTGTATCGTATTAATTAGCGTGTTAAGTTCTGCGGCCTTTGCGCAACAACAGCAAAACGCCAATTTGGATTTGGCTATTACTTGGCAGCCTTTAGAAAACAATTATTTGAAAGATGAACAGGGCTTGTCTAAACTTACTATTAAAAATGTAGGTAATGCCACTTTACCTAAAACAGGCTGGAAGCTATTCTTTAACTTCATTAGGGTAATTACTCCTAAAACAGCTAATCAACCTTTTGAGGTAGCACATCTCAATGGAGATTTGTCTTGTTTTACGCCTGCTAAAAATTTTGAAGGACTAAAACCAGGAGAAAGTTTAACTTTTGAAATGCTATCTAATTCGTGGATGGTAAATACTTCAGATGCACCACAAGGTTTCTATTTAGTTTGGGATAAAACTAAAGAAATTTTGCCGTTTAAAGCAGTAGCTTTTGTAGCGCCTCCAGATCAGAAAAAGTTTTTTAGGGTAGGCGGAGATGTGGAAACTACTTCCGAAATGATTTATAGTGTCAACCAAAACATCGCTGATGTAAGTGAAAGCAAATTGACCAAAGTTTTTCCAACACCAGTTAGTTATGCAGAGAATGGTAAAACCCTAACCTTAACATCAAATCTAACTATTGGTTACGAAGCTGGTTTTGAAAATGAAGCCAATTTATTGGCGCAAGAGCTTTCTAAACTATTCGGTAAGAAAATCAATGTTAATAAATTAAGTAATGTAAAGCCTACGATCAGCCTGTTGAAAGATGGCGCTACTCACGAAGCTTACACTTTAAACATCACTGAAAAAGGTGTTGTGATTAAGGCAGGAAGCAGCGCTGGTGCTTTTTATGGTATCCAATCCTTAAAAACTTTGATTAATCCCGCCGCATTTGCTTCAAATAAAAATAAAAGTCTCGTTTTAACAGGAGTTGATGTAACTGATGCGCCTCGTTTTGGCTATCGTGGCTTTATGCTCGATGTGGCTAGAAATTTCCAGCCTAAAGCGCAAATATTAAAATTGTTGGATGTATTCGCTCTGTACAAAATCAATACCTTACACTTTCATTTAAATGACGATGAAGGTTGGCGTTTAGAAATTCCCACCTTACCAGAATTGACAAATGTTGGCGCCAAACGTGCAAATCTTAATGGCAGCGGTAATACGCTACAGCCTGCTTATGGATCTGGACCATATGCCGATCAGTTGCCGGGAAGCGGTTACTATAGCAAAGAAGATTTTAAGGAAATACTTCGTTACGCTACGGCAAGGCATATTCGTGTAATCCCCGAAATAGAAACACCAGGTCATGCAAGGGCTGCTATCAAAGCCATGGACAAGCGTTATCAGACTTATTTGGCTAAGGGCGATAAAGCTGCGGCGGAAAAATATTTACTTCGCCATTTGGAAGATAAATCTGTTTACCGTTCTGTGCAAAAATGGAATGATAACGTAGTGGATGTAGCTATGCCATCAGTTTACAGTTTCTTAGAAACAGTGACTGATGATATCATTGCGATGTATAAAGAAGCTGGAGCTCCGTTAGAAACTATTCATTTTGGTGGCGACGAAGTACCTAAAGGCGTTTGGGAGCAATCGCCGGCATTTAACGCTTTAAAACAAAGAGATAACAACATTAAAACCACTACAGATCTTTGGGATTTTTATTTCGGCAAAGTTAGCACGATGCTAAAGAAAAAAGGCCTTTATCTATCTGGATGGGAAGAAGTAGGCTTAACTAAAGCGATAGAAAATGGCAAGTCGAAATGGTTGGTAAACGGCAAATTTGCTAACCAAAATGTACACGTAAACGTTTGGAACAACTTGTTAGGTAACGAAGATTTAGCTTATCGTTTAGCTAACGGAAACTACAAAGTCATCATTTCTTTTGTAAGTACTTTCTATTTTGACATGGCTTATTTCAAGAAATTTGAAGAACCTGGCTTTTACTGGGGCGGTTTTACAGAGTTAGATAAGCCATTCAGTTTTATCCCTTACGATTATTTAAAAAATCAGCAGAAGAATTACTTAGGTAGACAATTGAGTGAAAAGGTACTGAATGAAGCGGAGAAGCTCACTGCACCGGGCAAAAATAACATTGTCGGTTTGCAAGGTCAGTTGTGGTCGGAGACGATCAAAAATGCGGATAATTTGGAGTATTTATTGTTGCCAAGATTACTGGCCCTAGCAGAAAGAGCTTGGTCTGCAAGTCCAGATTGGGCGGAAGAAGGGAATGAAGCTAAAGCTAGACAATTGTATGAAAATTCACTTTCCAATTTTTACAATAGCTTAGGTAAAAGAGAATTGAAACGATTGAATTACTATGCAGGTGGCTTCAATTATCGCATCCCTACGCCAGGTTTAAAAGTAAAAAATGGTAAGATTGAGGCCAATGTACAATTGCCTGGTTTTACGATTAGATATGCTACAGATGGCTCAACGCCGACTCTAAAAAGTCCAGTTTATTCGCATCCAGTGAGCTTCAGTGATCAAATTGTATTTAGAACTTTTGATCACAAAGGCAACGCAAGTAGTGTTTCAACACCTACCAAATAA